The Natronorubrum tibetense GA33 region ATGAGTGTCCAGCAAAAAACGGAGCAGCGTCGTCGATGGGGTGGAGGAGCGAGATGTCGGCGGAAATGGGGCCGAGTCGTCGGAGGGGCGAGTCGTCAGCGGGGATAAGGGCCGAGTCGTCGGAGGGGCGAGTCGTCAGCGGGATTCGGGGGGATCGTTCGATACTGTCGTCAGCGGGGTGTCGAACATCCTCGGTCAGCTGTCACCGGCGGCGGCTTCTTCGGCGCTGGTCGGGGTGCCCTCGGGAATGAACGCTTCGGGATCGGTTCCCGAATCGCCCTCGAGTTGGACCGACGAGCCGGCGTGTTCGGCGATGCCGGCCTGATTGTCGTAGTCGGTGTCGTGGACGAGGACCTCGGTTCCCTGCCCGTTGGCACCGGCGTCGATCGCGGTGTGATTGCCGTTCATTTCGATCTGGCAGTCCTCGATTTCGATCGTCCCGGGGGCCCAGGCCCAGATGCCGCGGCCCGCGTAGCCGTCCTCGTCGACCAAGATGGCGGAGTTCGTCACCTTGCTCCCCTCTGTCGCGAGACGGAAGTGGGAGACGTGACAGTTGGCTGCGAAACAGCTGTCGATGTGGACCGTTCCGCCGCCGCTGTTTCCGGGTGCAGAGCCGTAGACCGCGTTGTCCGCGAAGCCCTGAATGTTGACGTTCTGCATGTCGATGTGACCCGAGTGGTCGGGGTTGACCCAGAACGCGGTCTGTCCGTGACCGGTCGAACTTCCGTTGCGGTCGTCGGAGCCGTCACCGAGGTAGACGTTCTCGATCGTACTCGAGCCGCCGGCGTCGGAGATACCGAACGTAGCGGAGCCGGTTCCGGAGGTGTTCTCGCCGTGGAACCCGACGTTGCGGATGGTCCAGTCACTCCCGACGGTCGTGACCGTCACATCCTGCCCGGTGGTCATATCGAAGAGTTTGTTCTCCCAGGTTTCACCGTCTTCGATGGTGATCTCCTGGTTTGCGGCTTCGATGACTTCGTAGTCGTTCTCGTCTTTTGCGGCGGCCGTGCCGGCCGTACCGAGCGAGGTTGCGGCGGTCACGATCGCTGCGAGCGAACGCACGTAGGTGCGGCGATGTAAGCCACTGTTACGGTCTGCAGTCGGCGTAGTGTCCGTCTCGGACGAGCGGGGGTTCTGCGCCATACACTTTCGTAACCTGGGCTTATACTCATAAACTTTTCCTTGGCGATATAGCCTGAAATTACAGAATATATTCCTATCATTAGAAAATATGGCACAATTCGTGGACATATAGTTAAGAAATTGTGAATGAATAGCAGGAAATACGGCGCCTGAGAGCCACTGTTTTCAGCAGAAATAGGATATTACTCCGCTCGAGGAGCCGTATACGGCCTGTTTTGCGAAACGAGGGTTGGCGACGGTCGATCGTTCTGACCGTTCAGCGTCGGCTCGAAACGGCGTGAACAATCGGCGATTTCTGATCGAGTCGGCCGGTCGTTCGACTCTCCGTTCTAGCGTGTGAGTTAGTCACAGTTGACGCTTCGATCGACGATCACGTTCGACGATACCTCCTCTTTCACGTGAGTCAGTTCGCTTGCTGGTCCTCAGCGGTCACCTCGCGTTCTGTCCGACTCCTCGCCGCTCGTCGTGACCGACGTTCGTGGGAACGCGTCCCGTCGATTGGTGGCAGCTGTCGGCGGTGAGCGCGAACTGTCGTCCTTGAGAACGGACGAATGGCGCTCGCGTAGCCGAACCGTTGCCCCAGGTCCACCGCGACTCGATCCCGGGACGCCGATAGCCCGGCTGTGCGATGCCGTCTAACGGGGCGGTTTCAGCGGTTCCGTCGGTCACAACTGCTGGCTCGAGACCACGCCGACGCTCGTCTTCGGTGATCGGTGCCGGCAACCGCTCGCGTGTCCGGACGGACGTAGCCGTCGGTATCGGTGAACCGTGTCTCGCGAAACGCGAGACCGCCGACCGTTCGACGGGACCGAGTGACGGTCGGCGGATTGACGTCGATCAATGACGATCGAATCGCGTCACGCCTCGAGTGCCGAACGGGAATAGGCGCTCCGGACACACGCGCACGAAGAAAATAAGTCAACCAAGGCAACCGAGCCGAGCTAGTCGTCGCCCTGGACGTTGTACATCCGGAACTCGTCGTTCGAGACCACTTTGTTCGTACCCGAGTCCTTCTCGAGGGCAGCGAGTGCGGCTTCGCTGTGGTGGAGTTCCTGATAGACCTCGATCTCACGGGTGGTGTCGAACTCCGTCACGATGAAGTTGTAGCTCACCCCTCCATACGCGCCGCTGAAGTTGCCCTCTTCGAACTCATCGGGCTCGACGGTTCCGCTGGCGGTTGTCGCTGCGCTGAGACTCTCCTGTCCTTCGACGCCGTTGATGCCGTGATCGTATCGGTACGGATCGTACCCCATCCCGACGAGGGGGATGTCTTCGTCCCCGTACTCCATGGTGGACTCGTAGCCGCTGAACTTCTGGTCGCTGACGTGCTGTCCGGGATTGTAGATGATCGGTGAGGAGAACACCGTCATCAGCCCGAGCACGAGACAGGCGCCGAGCAGGAGCGCTGCGACGGCTGTCCCACCTGGGACCGTGATCGCGCCCGAGAGGGCATCGATGGCGCGTGCGATTCCAACTCCCGCCAGGATCGTCAGAATGACCGCAATGAATCCGATCTGGCGGAACGCCATCGTTGGCGTGCCGACGAAGTAGATGAAAAACATCCCCGTCAGCGGAATCAGCGCGATCGCGAAGTAGTTGACAAATGACTTCGTCTCGGGATCGAGTCTGGTTCGGCCGAGCCACACCAGCAGGATGAACAGCCCTACGGCGAGTGAGACCAGTGCGAGATCGAGGAACATCGTCACGAACAGTTCGCCGAGGCTGCCACCGACTTCGCCGAGCGAGGCTTCAGCCTGGTCGACTTCGGCACTCCCGCCCACGTCTTCTGCGAAGACGCCGCTGATGAGCCCTTCGACGGCCCCTCTGAACCGCGCGTTACTCGCCGCCCAGGCGGTGAAGATGACGCCAAGAACGGCCGTGTGGGCGTACGTTGTCGGGTGATCGAGCATCGGGTGATCGTCGTACCGTCGCCGGGCGAGATACTGAACGCCGGTGACTGCGGCGATGAGGACGACGACGTTGATCATCTGTTGGGGGTGCATGAACAGCAGCCCGATACCGGTGATGTAAATGAGGAGGCTGAAGGGCGAGAGACCGAACGGAAGCCGTTCGATCGTCGCGCGTCGACGGAGATACGCGAGGAACGCGAAGATGACGACGGGCACCAGAAAGAGCGCGTTCGAGTTCGTATGAATGCCCATGTGCGTCGCGATGTTGTTGATGGGGAGCACCATCCAGGAGACGATCGCGGCGACGCCGATCGCCATCCCGTTGCCGCCCATTTCTCGGACGACGAGCGGCACGAACAGCACGAACGGGAGGAAGGCGATCGCGACGACGAACAGCATTCCGCGCTCGATCGGAACGCCGCCGACGTAGTGAAAGACCGTCGAAATCGCGTGAAACCCGGGATAGAACAGTTCGTGCGGGGCCAGTGCCCCGTCGATGATGTCCCGGGTCCAGCCGAGGTGGGTAAGCGCGTCCCCCATCCCGGAGAACCGGTAGTTCCTGATCGTCGGCAGGCTCACGATCGCCGTCACTGTCGTTCCGCCGAGTGCGATTCCGTAGGCCTGTTCGCGACCACGGCAGGTGAGCGCCGTGCTGGCGGCGATCGCGAGCGCGAACGCGAACGCGATCCACGTAATCGTCGGCGTGCCAGTATAGATCGACGCTTCGTAGCTGCTCGCGGGATTGGCTCTCGCGACGAGGATCGCGATCGCTGTCGCAAAGAAGCCGATGGCAAACGTGACGTTGAGTGTCGACCGTTTCATGGTCTCTCAGGAGGGGCGCTGTCCGGTCCAGTGGCGATACGCATGTGTTGGACGGAGGGTCATCGATAGCGACGTTTGTTATACGGCTCCTATCGGTTTTGCACGCGGAGAAGGGGTCGGTTGCTCGCTCACTCCGACGTCGTCACAGCTGACCGACAGGCAACGAACGCCAACGCGAGCGGATCAGCCAGCCCGTTCCTTCAGGTTTGTAGCCGCCCACGTCCCGCCGACGCCCCTTTCGAACGGCTCATCCGGCCCGCCGATCGCTCTCCGGCCGATTCGAACCATCCACTTCCGGACCGTTATCGATCGGCAGTAGGCATCTATTACCGATCCCAACCCGTTGCTATGGATTGCATTCTCGAGTTCGGAACGATCAACGATTCTGATGCTTTTTGTACTCGTTCGTGATCCGTCGAGTCGACAGCGGACAGTGCGCAACCGACACTGTGGCGCGATCCCGATCCAACTATGTCATCAATCGTCATCGACCACGTCAGCGCAGACGGTACGACCCTCGAGTGTGACGTTCGGACGTCTACGGAACTCGAGCGGTTCTTCTCCGACGAATCGTTTCGAACCGAGTACAACGTCTCGATCGAAGACGTTCCCGACGCAGTTCTTGTCATTCCCGTTCTCGCGCAGGTCTGTCCCGTCGCGTGGGCGAACGGTGCCGACGTCTACGTCGACGAGGTCGACGCGACGTTCGCCGCGGCGTTAGACGACGTTCAGACGTCGCTGTGCTCGATGCACGACTTCCTCGAGGGCGGCACCCTCTATGCGAAAGAGACCGTCGACGTCGAGCGAGCGGCGGGCGGCGAGAGCGGCCTGCTGTTTACCGGCGGCGTCGACTCGACCTGCTCGTACGTTCGCCACCGCGAGGAGGAGCCGACGCTGATCAGTATCCGCGGCTGGACGATTACGCCGGACGCCGTTGACGACGACAAGTGGGACCACCTCCGCTCCCGCGTCTCGTCGTTCGCCGACGATCACGGTCTCGAGACCGAGTTCATCGAGTCGAACATGCTCTCGTTTCTTGCCCACCCGATGCTGTTGGCCCACTACAAGCGCCACGTCGACGGCGCGTGGTACAGCTCCGTCGGCCACGGTCTCGGGCTGCTCGGCCTCTGTGCGCCGATGGCCTACGCGCGCGGCATGGACGACCTCTACGTCGCCGCGACCCACTGGGAGGGGATCGACCTCGAGTGGGGCTCGCGACCGGACATCGACGATCACGTCCGGTGGGCCGGCACGCAGTGCCACCACGACTCCTACGATCTGACCCGACAGGAGCGACTCGACGCCATCGCCGACTACATCGAAGCGGAAGAGCCGGACCTCCAGTTGCAGACCTGTAACGTTCGAATGGACGGCAACTGCGGCGAGTGCGAGAAGTGTTACCGGACCGCCGTGGGCCTCCGCCTCTCGGGCCTCGAGCCGACGGCCCACGGCTACCAGTTCGAACACGAGGACTACCGGGAGATCCGGACCGCACTCGAGGAGGGCCAGTGGGTTCTCGGACAGGACGAACGCTACATGTGGGAGGATATCCGCGATCGCGCGCGCGAGACGGAGCCGTCCTCACCCGACGAGGCGGCCTTTTTCGCGTGGCTCGACGACGCCGACCTCGACGAACTCGTCTCCGAATCGGGGTCGCCGCTGTCCCATCGAATCCTTCACGCGGGCGCGAGAAACACGCCGGCCCGCGTCTACAACACCGTCTACCCGGCCTGGCGGAGCGCGAAGTCCGGACTGCAGCGCGTGCGAAGTCGCTGACGATGTGGCGGCCGCAACCGGCGTGTGGCAGTACCCAACCTCGCCACGCTCGACTGGTCGCTCACTCGACTGTCAGCCGCAAAAACCGGACCCCTACCTGGACGCGGCGCGTCTATCGCTCGGGAACGCCGTAGTCGACGTGAACGTTCGGAACGCTCGCGGATTCCGGCGCGGGGACGCCGTTCCAGTCGACGAGGTGGACGTTCGTTACCTGGCCGTCGAATCGGAACCGCTGGACGCCGAAGTCGATCGATCCTTCGGCGACGCTGCCCGAAACGATGGTCGCTTCCTCGACGGGATCGTTTGTGTCCATCTCGATCTCACCGTCGACGGTGATCTCGAAACTCGAGGGAACGCCGCGTCCAACGATCGTTACGAGGTTCGGGAGTGGTTCAGCGTCGGTCGTGGCAGCTTTGTTCTGTACCGGAGTGTCACGTGCCATACTGTGGTAACCCGAGTATCCCGGTATAAGCTTTCCTGTCGAATTAATGGTAGCTGTTTTGGAAATACACTCGGTTGGATACTGACACTGCGATGAACCGCCGTCTTGTTGCTGACGAGAACTGGACAGCCAGGGTCGGTGATGGATCGGTCGGAACGGTCGCTGATACTGCCAGATCGGTGTGATCGTTCGTCGCTATTTTCGGCCATCGGAACCGATCGCGTTACCGCCGGATCGCCGAGAGCGTGTTTATAAAATCCCGAACGAACGGCTGTGGGTCGTCGCGAGAGAGGTAGTCGAATCGCGGCTGCTCGAGGAGCGAGCGACCGATATCAAAGACGGCGTCCGCCAGCCCCGGCTTCTCGACCAGATCGATCTCGTCGGTGAGGACGGAGCGGAGATACAGCAGCTCGCCGCGGAGGAGGTGGCCGCCGATTCCCGGCTGGTAGCTGTGATCGATTCGGTCTCGCATCCCGTTGGCCAGCAGCCAGTAGTAGTACGGAAAGTCCGCGCCGGTCTGTACGGAAAACGGAAGCGACGACCAGAACCGCGGGTTGACCTCCATCAGTTTGAATTCGCCGGTCTCGTCGTCGCGCAGGAACTCGACCATCGCGAGCCCGTGCCACTCGAGTTCGTCGAGTAGCGCCAGTCCGGACTCCTCGAGCGCCGGAATGTCGATCGACTCCCGGAACGCGCTGGGACCGCCGGCGTAGCTGTACCCCCGTCGCTGTCGGTGCTGGAACGTCGCGACCGGCTCGCCCTCGTCGTAGAGGGCGAAGAAGCCGTACTCCTCGGTCGTCGACACGTACTCCTGGACCAGCGGGACGTGTTCCATCTCGGTCCGGACATCCTCAGTGCTTCTGGGGGGGTTCGACTCGAGATACTGCGTTGATGGCGGTGCGACGCACCGTTCGGGCGCGTACTCCTCGAGGTACTCGTCGCCCAGAATCGTATACCGCGGCTTGACGATCCACTCGCGTTCCCTGTCGGGGGTTGCCGTGAAGAGGGTCGTCTCCGGCGCGGCGACCCCTGCCGCGGCGGCGGCCTCGAACAGCTGTATCCGATCCTGGGTGCGCGACAGCGTCTCGAACGTCGGCCAGGGGGTACTCACGAACTCTGCGAACTCGTCTCTGTACTTCGACAGCACGTAGATATCCGGCTCTCGGACGGGAATAACCGTCTCGACGTCGGGCCGCCTCGCGAGCGAGCAGAGGACATCCTTGT contains the following coding sequences:
- a CDS encoding carboxylate--amine ligase, with the translated sequence METAGQGGTKSVVIPGVAAPSSVACVRSLGRRGIRTIVVSSDESTPAFASKYCAEAVHAPSPHEDLVAYKDVLCSLARRPDVETVIPVREPDIYVLSKYRDEFAEFVSTPWPTFETLSRTQDRIQLFEAAAAAGVAAPETTLFTATPDREREWIVKPRYTILGDEYLEEYAPERCVAPPSTQYLESNPPRSTEDVRTEMEHVPLVQEYVSTTEEYGFFALYDEGEPVATFQHRQRRGYSYAGGPSAFRESIDIPALEESGLALLDELEWHGLAMVEFLRDDETGEFKLMEVNPRFWSSLPFSVQTGADFPYYYWLLANGMRDRIDHSYQPGIGGHLLRGELLYLRSVLTDEIDLVEKPGLADAVFDIGRSLLEQPRFDYLSRDDPQPFVRDFINTLSAIRR